The following coding sequences lie in one Crassostrea angulata isolate pt1a10 chromosome 10, ASM2561291v2, whole genome shotgun sequence genomic window:
- the LOC128166268 gene encoding WD repeat domain phosphoinositide-interacting protein 2-like isoform X2, giving the protein MNLATKTGDEQSDLLFVNFNQDCTSLAVGTRTGYKLFSLSSVDKLEQIYDNESEDICIVERLFSSSLVAIVSLSSPRKLKVCHFKKGTEICNYSYSNSILAVRLNRQRLIVCLEESLYIHNIRDMKVLHTIRDTPPNPHGLCALSINNDNCFLAYPGSNQIGEVQIFDTINLRAVAMIPAHDNPLASLAFNAQGTKLATASEKGTVIRVFSIPDGQKMFEFRRGVKRCVSIYSMAFSADSLFLSASSNTETVHIFKLEVPKDRSDSNRKDRPTEQEPQGWMGYFGQALKSSATYLPSQMTEMFNQGRAFATARLPNSGMHNVCALATIQKVPRQLVVSQDGYLYIYNLDPNEGGECMLLRQHRLDGRAGDSPVPEVTPTDRPLTHPTSGTSYASSVKKPESSVVPPESQPYQELEQGSTGEGEGTGLGHLRLDDDNEFPPMTHKSD; this is encoded by the exons ATGAACCTCGCAACTAAAACCGGGGACGAACAGTCTGACCTCCTGTTTGTGAATTTTAATCAAGACTGCAC ATCTTTAGCTGTTGGAACAAGGACAGGatacaaattattttctttgagTTCTGTGGATAAATTAGAACAAATTTACGATAATG aaaGTGAAGACATTTGTATAGTGGAGAGACTTTTCTCCAGTAGTTTAGTTGCCATAGTTAGTTTATCATCACCAAGAAAACTCAAAGTGTGTCACTTCAAGAAAGGAACCGAAATATGCAACTACAGTTACTCCAATTCAATATTAGCTGTGAGGCTGAACAGACAG CGGCTGATAGTATGTTTAGAGGAGAGTTTATACATTCACAACATACGAGACATGAAGGTCTTGCACACGATTCGGGACACGCCCCCTAACCCCCATGGACTGTGTGCCCTGTCCATCAACAATGACAACTGCTTTCTGGCCTACCCCGGCAGTAACCAGATTGGAGAAGTGCAGATTTTTGACACAATCAATCTG AGGGCTGTGGCCATGATCCCCGCCCATGATAATCCTCTGGCCTCACTTGCATTCAATGCTCAAGGAACCAAACTAGCCACAGCTTCCGAAAAG GGTACAGTGATAAGAGTGTTCTCAATACCTGATGGACAGAAAATGTTTGAGTTCAGAAGGGGTGTAAAAAG GTGTGTGAGTATATACTCCATGGCCTTCAGTGCAGATTCCTTGTTTCTGTCAGCCTCCAGTAACACAGAAACCGTGCATATATTCAAATTAGAAGTCCCCAAAGACAGGTCAGATTCTAATAGAAAAGACAG GCCGACTGAACAAGAACCGCAGGGATGGATGGGCTACTTCGGTCAGGCCCTCAAGTCCTCCGCGACCTACTTACCTAGTCAGATGACCGAGATGTTTAACCAGGGCCGAGCTTTTGCAACAGCCCGCTTACCTAACTCAGGGATGCATAATGTCTGTGCCCTGGCCAc GATACAGAAAGTTCCAAGACAGCTTGTTGTTTCACAGGATGGTTACTTGTACATCTACAACCTAGATCCAAATGAAGGAGGAGAATGTATGCTGTTGAGACAACACAG ACTGGATGGCAGAGCGGGAGACAGTCCAGTTCCAGAGGTGACCCCCACAGATCGACCTTTGACCCATCCGACCAGCGGAACCAGTTATGCTTCATCAGTCAAGAAACCCGAGTCTTCAGTTGTCCCACCAG AATCACAACCATACCAAGAACTGGAGCAGGGAAGCACGGGGGAGGGTGAGGGGACAGGACTGGGTCATCTACGACTGGACGACGATAACGAATTTCCGCCTATGACGCACAAGAGTGATTAA
- the LOC128166268 gene encoding WD repeat domain phosphoinositide-interacting protein 2-like isoform X1 — protein MNLATKTGDEQSDLLFVNFNQDCTSLAVGTRTGYKLFSLSSVDKLEQIYDNESEDICIVERLFSSSLVAIVSLSSPRKLKVCHFKKGTEICNYSYSNSILAVRLNRQRLIVCLEESLYIHNIRDMKVLHTIRDTPPNPHGLCALSINNDNCFLAYPGSNQIGEVQIFDTINLRAVAMIPAHDNPLASLAFNAQGTKLATASEKGTVIRVFSIPDGQKMFEFRRGVKRCVSIYSMAFSADSLFLSASSNTETVHIFKLEVPKDRPTEQEPQGWMGYFGQALKSSATYLPSQMTEMFNQGRAFATARLPNSGMHNVCALATIQKVPRQLVVSQDGYLYIYNLDPNEGGECMLLRQHRLDGRAGDSPVPEVTPTDRPLTHPTSGTSYASSVKKPESSVVPPGKAWESSKQGVPPLSPVCVAPGHVIGSYAAVLKKKGGPQDVSEPLSPSCEIDEILCDPESQPYQELEQGSTGEGEGTGLGHLRLDDDNEFPPMTHKSD, from the exons ATGAACCTCGCAACTAAAACCGGGGACGAACAGTCTGACCTCCTGTTTGTGAATTTTAATCAAGACTGCAC ATCTTTAGCTGTTGGAACAAGGACAGGatacaaattattttctttgagTTCTGTGGATAAATTAGAACAAATTTACGATAATG aaaGTGAAGACATTTGTATAGTGGAGAGACTTTTCTCCAGTAGTTTAGTTGCCATAGTTAGTTTATCATCACCAAGAAAACTCAAAGTGTGTCACTTCAAGAAAGGAACCGAAATATGCAACTACAGTTACTCCAATTCAATATTAGCTGTGAGGCTGAACAGACAG CGGCTGATAGTATGTTTAGAGGAGAGTTTATACATTCACAACATACGAGACATGAAGGTCTTGCACACGATTCGGGACACGCCCCCTAACCCCCATGGACTGTGTGCCCTGTCCATCAACAATGACAACTGCTTTCTGGCCTACCCCGGCAGTAACCAGATTGGAGAAGTGCAGATTTTTGACACAATCAATCTG AGGGCTGTGGCCATGATCCCCGCCCATGATAATCCTCTGGCCTCACTTGCATTCAATGCTCAAGGAACCAAACTAGCCACAGCTTCCGAAAAG GGTACAGTGATAAGAGTGTTCTCAATACCTGATGGACAGAAAATGTTTGAGTTCAGAAGGGGTGTAAAAAG GTGTGTGAGTATATACTCCATGGCCTTCAGTGCAGATTCCTTGTTTCTGTCAGCCTCCAGTAACACAGAAACCGTGCATATATTCAAATTAGAAGTCCCCAAAGACAG GCCGACTGAACAAGAACCGCAGGGATGGATGGGCTACTTCGGTCAGGCCCTCAAGTCCTCCGCGACCTACTTACCTAGTCAGATGACCGAGATGTTTAACCAGGGCCGAGCTTTTGCAACAGCCCGCTTACCTAACTCAGGGATGCATAATGTCTGTGCCCTGGCCAc GATACAGAAAGTTCCAAGACAGCTTGTTGTTTCACAGGATGGTTACTTGTACATCTACAACCTAGATCCAAATGAAGGAGGAGAATGTATGCTGTTGAGACAACACAG ACTGGATGGCAGAGCGGGAGACAGTCCAGTTCCAGAGGTGACCCCCACAGATCGACCTTTGACCCATCCGACCAGCGGAACCAGTTATGCTTCATCAGTCAAGAAACCCGAGTCTTCAGTTGTCCCACCAGGTAAGGCTTGGGAGTCCAGCAAGCAGGGGGTGCCACCTCTCTCCCCCGTCTGTGTGGCCCCAGGTCATGTGATTGGGAGCTACGCGGCGGTGTTGAAGAAGAAAGGGGGGCCACAGGATGTCAGTGAACCACTCAGTCCTTCTTGTGAAATTGATGAGATTTTGTGTGACCCAG AATCACAACCATACCAAGAACTGGAGCAGGGAAGCACGGGGGAGGGTGAGGGGACAGGACTGGGTCATCTACGACTGGACGACGATAACGAATTTCCGCCTATGACGCACAAGAGTGATTAA
- the LOC128166268 gene encoding WD repeat domain phosphoinositide-interacting protein 2-like isoform X3, whose product MNLATKTGDEQSDLLFVNFNQDCTSLAVGTRTGYKLFSLSSVDKLEQIYDNESEDICIVERLFSSSLVAIVSLSSPRKLKVCHFKKGTEICNYSYSNSILAVRLNRQRLIVCLEESLYIHNIRDMKVLHTIRDTPPNPHGLCALSINNDNCFLAYPGSNQIGEVQIFDTINLRAVAMIPAHDNPLASLAFNAQGTKLATASEKGTVIRVFSIPDGQKMFEFRRGVKRCVSIYSMAFSADSLFLSASSNTETVHIFKLEVPKDRPTEQEPQGWMGYFGQALKSSATYLPSQMTEMFNQGRAFATARLPNSGMHNVCALATIQKVPRQLVVSQDGYLYIYNLDPNEGGECMLLRQHRLDGRAGDSPVPEVTPTDRPLTHPTSGTSYASSVKKPESSVVPPESQPYQELEQGSTGEGEGTGLGHLRLDDDNEFPPMTHKSD is encoded by the exons ATGAACCTCGCAACTAAAACCGGGGACGAACAGTCTGACCTCCTGTTTGTGAATTTTAATCAAGACTGCAC ATCTTTAGCTGTTGGAACAAGGACAGGatacaaattattttctttgagTTCTGTGGATAAATTAGAACAAATTTACGATAATG aaaGTGAAGACATTTGTATAGTGGAGAGACTTTTCTCCAGTAGTTTAGTTGCCATAGTTAGTTTATCATCACCAAGAAAACTCAAAGTGTGTCACTTCAAGAAAGGAACCGAAATATGCAACTACAGTTACTCCAATTCAATATTAGCTGTGAGGCTGAACAGACAG CGGCTGATAGTATGTTTAGAGGAGAGTTTATACATTCACAACATACGAGACATGAAGGTCTTGCACACGATTCGGGACACGCCCCCTAACCCCCATGGACTGTGTGCCCTGTCCATCAACAATGACAACTGCTTTCTGGCCTACCCCGGCAGTAACCAGATTGGAGAAGTGCAGATTTTTGACACAATCAATCTG AGGGCTGTGGCCATGATCCCCGCCCATGATAATCCTCTGGCCTCACTTGCATTCAATGCTCAAGGAACCAAACTAGCCACAGCTTCCGAAAAG GGTACAGTGATAAGAGTGTTCTCAATACCTGATGGACAGAAAATGTTTGAGTTCAGAAGGGGTGTAAAAAG GTGTGTGAGTATATACTCCATGGCCTTCAGTGCAGATTCCTTGTTTCTGTCAGCCTCCAGTAACACAGAAACCGTGCATATATTCAAATTAGAAGTCCCCAAAGACAG GCCGACTGAACAAGAACCGCAGGGATGGATGGGCTACTTCGGTCAGGCCCTCAAGTCCTCCGCGACCTACTTACCTAGTCAGATGACCGAGATGTTTAACCAGGGCCGAGCTTTTGCAACAGCCCGCTTACCTAACTCAGGGATGCATAATGTCTGTGCCCTGGCCAc GATACAGAAAGTTCCAAGACAGCTTGTTGTTTCACAGGATGGTTACTTGTACATCTACAACCTAGATCCAAATGAAGGAGGAGAATGTATGCTGTTGAGACAACACAG ACTGGATGGCAGAGCGGGAGACAGTCCAGTTCCAGAGGTGACCCCCACAGATCGACCTTTGACCCATCCGACCAGCGGAACCAGTTATGCTTCATCAGTCAAGAAACCCGAGTCTTCAGTTGTCCCACCAG AATCACAACCATACCAAGAACTGGAGCAGGGAAGCACGGGGGAGGGTGAGGGGACAGGACTGGGTCATCTACGACTGGACGACGATAACGAATTTCCGCCTATGACGCACAAGAGTGATTAA